The following is a genomic window from Canis lupus dingo isolate Sandy chromosome 26, ASM325472v2, whole genome shotgun sequence.
GTACTGACCAActtgtctcccctccccctttcagATGTTGCAAGGAAACAGTCCAACCCTAAAAAGCCTGGCAGGCGACAGCACCCTTCGTGACCCTCCCTCTTGAGGCCGTCTCTCCTGCTACTTCCCCCATCCTATACCCCAGACCCTGCGGAGGTTGTGGTCACAAATACCACAGGGAGCACCCTGATTCAGTCCGTGTGGGGAACCACTTCCCCAGCTCCCATGTCAGCAATGGTCCCAGGAGGGGTAGGAGTCATTACTCAGCACACACTGGCTGCTCACAGCAGCATGATTCCCTGACcttggtatttttcatttcttattcttgAACTTCATTCTGCAGACTGAGGACTGTAGGTTGCTCCTCCTAAACCACCTTATCCTGAATGTGCACAATTTTTCCAGACTGGCAAGGGAGACATGTGACTCAAGTTCTGAATCTACGTTAGGAGGAACTCGGGCCTAGTCCATCATGttgggtgaccttgggccagcCCCTTCCCATCTGCGAATCCCCCATTAGCCCAGCAAACAGGCTCCATGAGTCTAAGATACACAGCATGagcatcaccaccatccaccctGTGCTCATGGCAGACATCGCTAAACAGTTATCGGTTCTTTCCCTCTGAACCAGCACTAATGCTAGAATGCTCCTCACTCCAGGGCCCCAGGCAGCCACCATAAACTGATCTGTGAAAAGAGGCAGGTTAAACTCTTCTGTTTGCTATCGCCGACATTCCTCCCGTCAGGCCTTCAGCCCACAGTTAACTTTTAAATCCTCACTTTccacaggacgcctgggtggctcagtggttgagcatctgcctttggctcagggtgtgatcccagggtcctgggatcaagtcccacatcggcttccctacagggagcctgcttctccctctgcctgtgtctctgcctctctcatgaataaataaaattttttttaagattttatttatttaaaaaaattaaaaataaaaaattaaaaaaattaaaaaattaaaaaaaatttaaaaaaaaataattaaaaaaaaaagattttatttatttattcgtgacagagagagagagagagagagagagagagaggcagagacacaggcagagggagaagtaggctccacgcggggagcccgacgtgggactcgatcctgggtctctaggatcaggccctgggccgaaggcagtgctaaaccgctgagccaccggggctgccccgaataaaacctttaaaaaaagcaatcagggacacctgggtgacttatcggtttggcgcctgccttcggcccggggcatgatcctggagacccaggatcgagtcccacgtcgggctccccgcgtggagcctacttctccctctgcctgtgtctctgcctttctctctgtgaatctgatgaataaatgggtaaaatctttaaaataaaaaatcaatcaatcaatcctcactttccccctgcctcctctcaCTTCTGAAAAGGAACTTTGCAACTCCATACCCTCCTCCCCCTTATCCTTCTGGAAGGCTCTGCCCTTCTTCCATAGGATTCTAGAGGCTCAGCTGTGTGAACTTAGATTTCTTAACATGAATCTCATtccctcgtctgtaaaatggagctggCATCTGCCATGAGGTTGAGATGTGGTTGGCAGAGCATCAACCATGGGCACCCAATACACCAGTCACTTCTCCTGTAGGGCCTGCCCTGCTAGACAAATCCATGAAGGATTCTGATGGAGGAAGAAATGACACAATCAGTCATAACttgataaatcttttattttcacctttatATTTCCCTCCCAGGCTGCCTGATGTCTCTGTCCCCACCCAACTCTGGAGGCAGCCTGACCCCATCTTGTGCTTTTTAtcgggggggtgggtggagaaggGGGGCCAGGAGTAGGCACTGTACCTTTATAGAGCTTGTAAACCTGCACCAGAATAGGGGCCAAACCCTCATCCCACCAGCTGGGTCTGGCCAGGAGATGGGCTCTGGGCAGCTCCTAACCTCCCTGGAGACCCGGAGCCTATGGACAAGAgcagccatccccaccccctccactgaGGACCTGGAAAGGAGGGGGATGGGAAGCGTACAAAGACTCCCAGAGGCACCTGTCAGGAGAATAGGACTTGCTGGGGAGAAGGTGGAGAACCAGGTGAGATTCTTGAGGTGCCTTTGGCTCCTGGCCTTCTCCTTGGGGGCAGTTCCAACTGCCCCCAAAACCTTCAGCCAAGCCCTCCCACCAGctaacaagaaacaaaagcagtgaAAACACCAAGCTCTGTTGCTAGCGGGGATAAAATACCctaagtattaaaaattaaattaaaactgaagCCCCAGTCAACTGAGCCAGCAGTGAGCTGGTGATTGTAGACACAGACACCCCCCATTCTTCCCCAAGCTCCAGGGCCTCCAAAAACAGCAGGAAGGGGCCTCAGGGCCAAGTCTGACTGTCACCGAGAGGGACCCTCTGGGGAAATACAGTTTGGGGCGTACGTGTCCTCAGGTGATCCCCAGTGTGGGGCACTGAGGACTGTAAACATAACCCAGCTTGTGGGCCAGGggtgccccagccccacccccgaGATTCTCCCTGGATGAAGAATGGCCACTGTGGTAAGTACAGTAAAACAGCAGGCGATCTCGAAGCAAAATAAGACCTGGTCTCCCCATCAGAGCATCAGGAGCAGAGGTGGGCTGAGACAGTGACAGTGAGAGGGTTCCAGAAGCCAAACACACAGCTTGGCAGCTGTTTCTCTGTAGTACCAGATCAGCACCCAGACCCTTTCTGGGTGGTGAGTCGCTCACGGCCACCcatccctggggagcctgctggaAAGTCAGCTCAGGCCACGGCTGCCCAGCTCAGGACTGGACAAGATCAGGCCGGCTCCTGAGAGGCTCCACCCTAGGCTGGGGCAGAAGACCCGCTCCAGGAGGAGGAGGCTAAATATGTGGCGGTTAGAGAGTGTCAGGAGGGCACGTGAGAACCCCGAAAGGGACAAAGACATGGCCCAAACTGGAGGGCCACTGCTGCACCGCCTCAAGGCCTGGCTGAGGCCCAGGGCAAAGTCCTGCCTCAGCCCCACTCCAAGCCAAGAGCCCTTGGAACCAGGCAATCTCACCACACCGGTCAGGCATTAAAATCTGCGCCCGTGCCACTTTCTGCACCTGCTTCTGGCGCCAGGCAGGACACCTGGAGCCAGGCCCTGGAGCAAAAGGAGGTCAAACCCGGGTGTGGTGTGACAGGGCCAAGGCTTCTCTCTGACCAGGTCCAGGTCCAGTCCAGGCCGCCAGGACCGGGGCTCCCCCAGCACTGCCTTTTAGGTCACAGAGTCTCACGAGGTCCCGGTCACCCCAGCAGGGCCTATTACCAGCAACAGGCCTTTGCCAGGTGACTctggcggggcctggggcgggagTGCCCTGGACACCAGGCCTCGGGCAAACGGAGCCCCTGGGTGCTCCTTAGGATCAGGCATGCGGCCCCCTGCGGATCCCACAGTCCTGAAGCACCCCTCGGCACCCGGCATCGTCCCTTGAGCAGGGTTCCTCAGGACCGGGCCCCCCTGgcctcccagggcagggcctgtCAGCACGAGGCCTGGGGCTGAGGTCCGTCCAAAAGCAGGAGCTCTCCGCCCGCGGGGACCTCAGGGCTGGGCCCGGCTCCTGAGCCACCGGCTCCTGAGCGCCCTCACCTCCTGCCCGTACTGCTGGTGGAGCCGGACAAAGGAGGCGGCGTGCAGAGGCCCGTTCGGTTCCGAGACCCGCCgccgggggggcaggggcggcggggggccgggcctggggcgGGAGGCAGcgcccgcggggccggggccgggggcggggccgggcgcggggccgggggcggggccgggcgcggggggcTCCGCGCTCCACACGGCGCAGGCGCAGCCGTTCTCCTTGGGCGCGAGCGCGGGGgcccggcgcggcggcggcgcacAGTCCCCGGCCCGCACGGCCGCCAGCTGCTGCTCCAGCTCGCGCACCACGAGCCGCAGGTAGTCGAAGCTGGCCCGCGACAGCGCCTTCACCCAGCCCTCCATGGCAGCCTGGTTCTCGGCGGCCAGCACGTAGGTGCGCGCCCGGGCCCCCGCGAAGCGCACGGCGAAGGCGAACTCCTCGGCGGCCTCGACCAGCTCCACCGTGCAGCCCTCCAGGATGATGACGCCCACAGGCTCGCGGCTGGCCCGGTCCTCGAAGTAGAAGAGCATGTTGCCGCGCAGCACGAACCAGCGGCGGTGGTAGGCCGCGTGCCGGCCGCCTTTCTTGTACAGGAAGCCCGAGTTGTCCACTGGGGTGTCGCAGGTGGCGTAGAAGGCCAGGCTGCGCTCGTTCAGCTTCATGGCCGCGCCGCCGGGGCCTGTCCCCCACCCCGACCAGGACAGCGGTGACTCACTCGGCCGCCGCCaccgggcgcccccgccccccgagcctCGCCGTAACCTCCCTGCCACCCTCGGCCACCACAGCCCTCAACGCTCCTGTCGCACAGgtaggggaaactgaggctcccgGAGCAGAAGCCCACACAGCCCTTCAGGGTCAGCCGGGGCCCCAACCCAGGTCTCACTGGCCCCAGGAGCCTCCCCGGAGTAAGGCCGAGCGTGACCACTGCGTGCCGagcattttctatatattaactcatttaacctcGCAGCAGACCTCAACTGGCAGGGCCTAGCACcaccccatttgacagatggggtAACAAAGGACAGAGAGGCTAGTCCCTGGCAGAAGGTCACAAAGCAAGTCGGGCAGAActgaaattcaaacccaggcctcaTTTCAGGCATGGATGCCTTCATCATCCCCAGAAACCAGACCAGCTCTCTTTTTGTGGTCCCTCCCAGGTCCCAGCTCTGCTTTTATAACTCAGCTTTGATTTGCCTATCCATGAAATGGGGATGTGAACAGAACTTATTTTGGAAGGCTGTGGGGACTTCATTGGTCAAACATTCATTAAGCACCTACACGTACTAAGTACTGTTCCAGGCAGTGGGAATACAGCAGTAAACAAGACAGAGAGGGTCGCTGGCCTTGTGGTGCTGACGTGCTAGTGGCAGGTGAAGGGGGCAAACAATtaacaaacagataaaatatatctGCCAGGTGGTCTGCAGTGCTGTAGAAGATATAATACAGGGAAGGGGCCGGGGGTATTAGGGACAAAAGGAGTGTTTGATTTTAATGGGAGTCAGGAAAGGGTGTACTACTGAGAAAGTAACATCTGCGCAGagacctgaaggaggtgagggagggagctCCAGGCACATACCAGAGGGGACAGCAAGTGCAAGGCCCTGAGATAGGAACCTGCTGCCCTGCTTGAGGACCAACCAGGAGGTTGGTGAGGccggagcagagggggaagggaaagagaagaaaagactgtTATGAAGTGACCCAGATAAAAGGCCCAGGGTTTGGCCCACACTTATaggaagggggtggggacagCATCAGGTGCTCACTTAAAGCAGAGCAATCTAACTCTATACACTTGGCCCAGTGATTTTTATCTACCTTCCCCCAAGGAGAACGTGATGGGGGCAACATTGGCCAAACTAACTGGGAGGTGGAACATGGACCCCCAACTTAGCCATACCTCCCTTTAGAGTTCTTCATGGCCACTTTGTTCAGGCTTTACAGCCCCACTCTGCATAGGACAGTAGCTATATTTTTAAGAGGCAAAGGATGTAAAGTCCTTGGATTGCAGAAGGTACTCAATTAATGCTCATTCCCCAGCCAGGTGGTGCCTTCCACAGGGCCTGGAGGAATGACATATGGCTGGTGACTCTCCTGAGAGCATCTGCCAAGCCAGGCATCCTGACCCAGAGCAGAGGGGAACAACTGCTCCCTACTGAATCTACCTCATCTAACTTGCCTGAgcagtcaaggaaggcttcctggaagaggcaaCATGAGCTACGATTTGGTAGCTGAAATCAGCCTGTCTTGACCTAGCAGTGGGGCCAACGTCAGAGAGAAGGCTCAGGGCTGAAGGCTCAGGGTGGTGGGTGTTTAATCCCTGCTCTGCCTACCTGAACTGAGTGACTTCAGACATAGGCTgccctgctctgagcctcagtttctctgtctgcAAAACAGGACTCATGAGTTCCTACACCCCAACAACTGTATGTGGACCCTGGCTCCATTTCTCACAGGAACCACCCACCCTACTTGGCCCCATCTCCCTCCTACCTCTCAGGCCACTGCTtgcctccctgccctctgcccagtcTGCTGTCGGCTTGCTCTTCTCTGGGTTCAAATGTCAGCTCTGTGTAGTGTCCAGGTTGTGTGACCCCGGGCAAGATTTaagcttctctgggcctctgtttccacatctgtaaaatgggatcataaCAGCACCTATGTCAGGGTGTTGTGATGATGACACAGTGACTCTATAGAAGGTGCTGAGCATCGTGCCAGGCACACGGTATACACTCAGCAGTGGTAGTATTGATACTCTTCTCGGCCTTGCCAGATGCTCCCCTCAGCACTCTCTCAGCAAATGGCTCTGTCTtctccccccgcaccccccctcACTCATCAAGCCCAGCTGATTCCTCCATCACCACCTCTTCCAAATCAGTGGCCTAATATCTCTGCCGTCTACCACCTCCCCATCCTAGGTCCCTATCGTTGCTCGCCTAGACAGCTGCAGTAGCCTCCTCAgactctccctgcctccctctttgccccttccctgTCCCTGAAGAGCCAAGCTCCCTCCTtggcccctcccctggccccactACAATCCATTCCCCTCAGAGGGATCCTGTTAAGATAAGTCCAACCATACCCCTCCTCTACTATGAACCCTTCCATGACTCCCTACTTGTTCCAGCATTTAGTCTTCCCCACGGCCTCCAAGTGCCCTTCCCCTGTCTCTTTCCCCCTTGCTCATTCAGctccagccaccctggcctccttgctgttcctcaaacacacacacaccagccttTGCCCTGGCTGTTCTgcctgcctggaatgcccttcttTCTTCACATCGCTGACTTCTCATCCTTCAGTTTCAGCTTAACCatcacctcctcagggaagcaGTCCCTGACCACCCTGTATGCAAGAGATCCCCCACCCCAATCATTTTCCTACACCCCGATCTGAAATTACCTGGGTCATCTTTGCCTACTCTACAAGGGCAGGGTATTTTTGCCTGAATTCCAGGGCCTGGCATGTAGTTGGTGCTCAAATACCTGTAGAATGAATCAGAGAGTTATCTTCTGAAATCTCTCAACAGCCCCGTAAGAAGGGATCTATTCATAAACCAGCATTCACAGACTGGAAAATGgagacagagaggttaagtaacttgcccaaaggcaCAATGTTGTacccagagtcacatgctccaggCAACCAGCACAAAGGGGCTGGTCTTGGGGTCTCCACCCCATTAAGGCCCAATGAAGAGCAATTTCCCTCATGCTCAGCAGCCCTCTTCCCCTACTGCCCAAATGGGGCCAGCTTAGCCCAAGTCACCATCCAGCACAACCCACTCTGCCCATGGCCCTTGCCTCCTCCCATCCAGCAAAAAAGGGGAGGGTAGGAAGCAGCAGGGGTGCGGGCTCCCGCCTCTGGGAGGGCCTGGTCACCCATTTATCTCCTCACACTCATGCTGTTTTCCAAGAAGTTCAGAGTCCACTGTGGGTACTGCTGTTGATTCAACAGCCTTTGACCAGGCAGGAAGCCGGAGGGAGCCTGGTCTCCCTCCAGTCCCAGGGCCAGGTTCTGCCCTCCACCTTAAGATTGTCACTTCACCTTTcccagcctgtttcctcatctgtcaggtGGGCTGTGGAGTGGGTTCAGTGAGGAAAACCCACTGGCATATTATGGGAAAGGCACCAAAATCACTGCCACTGTGAGTCGGGGCGagcctcctctataaaatgagaatattaatatccgttcctctggggcacctgggtggctcaggcatctgccttcagctcaggtcatgatcccagggtcctggatggagtcctgcatggggctccctgccccacgggaagcctgcttctccttctccctctgcctaccattccccctgcttgttcgttctccctctccctctctcaaataaataaaatcttttaaaaaaataaataagataagtAACAAATATCTATCCCTCTAGGAAGGGTTGAATAAATCCATTCTGCAAAATGTTTAGCAGGCAGTGAGCATTCAGGAAAGCAGCTGTCCAAAAGGCAAATAATTAGCTCAACCAGGTCTGACTGGTCAATTAGCTCAAGGTCTCCAGAAACACAGCTGGCCAGGAACCCAGgactggagaaactgaggcacggcaTTTTGGCATTCAATTCAAGAAGCCAGACCGCAGGTGCTGAGACAATCCAGCTGCCACAGGTGTCCCCTAACAGTGGTCAccgggggcggaggggggtggAGAATAGGGTGTGGCAGGTACAGGCGGAAAAACGTGCTGAGAACTCCCAGAGCGCCTCTGCAGCAGGGGCCATAGGGACTGCGGGACCCTCGCCCCAGGCAGAGGCTGGTTCCCCAGGTCTGGCACTGCTCCTAGCTGCCCTCCGCCCCTTTTTTGTGTCTGGCGTTTTCCTTAAAGGGCAGCCAGAGCCCCGGATGAGGTGCTCCACGGCAGAACGCAGGAGCCGGAGTTCGCGGGCGGCGGAGGTCCCTCGCGGGGGGCGTCGTGGGCCGAGCTCGGCCTGCAGCCGAGATCCCTAGCG
Proteins encoded in this region:
- the PHETA1 gene encoding sesquipedalian-1 isoform X1 translates to MPGPGIQAKIPCPCRVGKDDPGPGGAAMKLNERSLAFYATCDTPVDNSGFLYKKGGRHAAYHRRWFVLRGNMLFYFEDRASREPVGVIILEGCTVELVEAAEEFAFAVRFAGARARTYVLAAENQAAMEGWVKALSRASFDYLRLVVRELEQQLAAVRAGDCAPPPRRAPALAPKENGCACAVWSAEPPAPGPAPGPAPGPAPGPGPAGAASRPRPGPPPPLPPRRRVSEPNGPLHAASFVRLHQQYGQEVRALRSRWLRSRAQP
- the PHETA1 gene encoding sesquipedalian-1 isoform X2, with the protein product MKLNERSLAFYATCDTPVDNSGFLYKKGGRHAAYHRRWFVLRGNMLFYFEDRASREPVGVIILEGCTVELVEAAEEFAFAVRFAGARARTYVLAAENQAAMEGWVKALSRASFDYLRLVVRELEQQLAAVRAGDCAPPPRRAPALAPKENGCACAVWSAEPPAPGPAPGPAPGPAPGPGPAGAASRPRPGPPPPLPPRRRVSEPNGPLHAASFVRLHQQYGQEVRALRSRWLRSRAQP